The Triticum aestivum cultivar Chinese Spring chromosome 7B, IWGSC CS RefSeq v2.1, whole genome shotgun sequence genome window below encodes:
- the LOC123159771 gene encoding uncharacterized protein — protein MMLDKGSLDLVLVPCGLVIMFGYHLILLYRILRHPAATVIGYENHNKLAWVRRMAQAAPEETGLALSVISSSIAASTNLASLSIALGSLIGAWVSSTSKVFMTELVYGDNSQATAAVKYISLLVCFLVSFTCFIHSARYYVQASFLVTTLDSDVPASYMQHAVIRGGNFWSMGLRALYFATTLLMWIFGPIPMFVCSLFMVFVLHMLDSNSLPLHQYQFTVRKWRDQRALASTLITSQPSPQNAIINNPILSPVTFFS, from the exons ATGATGCTTGACAAGGGCTCCCTGGACCTGGTGCTGGTGCCGTGCGGCCTGGTCATCATGTTCGGCTACCACCTCATCCTCCTCTACCGGATCCTCCGGCATCCGGCCGCAACCGTCATCGGCTACGAGAATCACAACAAGCTGGCGTGGGTTCGCCGCATGGCCCAG GCGGCTCCGGAGGAGACGGGGCTGGCACTGAGCGTGATCTCCAGCAGTATCGCGGCGTCCACGAACCTGGCCTCGCTGTCCATCGCGCTGGGCTCGCTCATCGGCGCCTGGGTCAGCAGCACAAGCAAGGTGTTCATGACGGAGCTCGTCTACGGCGACAACAGCCAGGCGACGGCGGCGGTCAAGTATATCTCCCTCCTCGTCTGCTTTCTGGTGTCCTTCACTTGCTTCATCCACTCCGCAAG GTACTATGTCCAAGCCAGCTTCCTGGTGACCACGCTGGACTCCGACGTCCCGGCGAGCTACATGCAGCATGCGGTGATCCGGGGCGGCAACTTCTGGTCCATGGGGCTCCGAGCACTCTACTTCGCAACGACGCTGCTGATGTGGATATTCGGGCCGATACCGATGTTCGTCTGCTCATTGTTCATGGTGTTCGTCCTACACATGCTGGACAGCAACTCCCTGCCCCTGCACCAGTACCAGTTCACAGTTAGGAAATGGCGTGATCAGAGAGCTCTAGCATCTACTCTGATTACAAGCCAACCAAGTCCTCAAAATGCAATTATCAATAACCCAATATTATCGCCTGTAACATTCTTCAGTTGA